From a single Paenibacillus sp. FSL R5-0345 genomic region:
- a CDS encoding response regulator, translating into MYKLILAEDEEDVREGVIGQIDWEHYGFEIVEQAENGREAADAIDRLLPDVVVTDIQMPFMNGLQLAEWIRERHPNTKIIILTGYDEFEYAQKAIKLQIDEYILKPFSSQELIDVLLKVRATIEAEIAEKENVFVLSEHYRKSLPVLREQFLSSLVSRKLRMNEIDEKSSEYGIDLHGKWFQASVISVDYIRPERETVSLTAGKQISLRDTGERNLQLFAVLNIAEELCNKHNFCRVFIHRDEVVLLSICDAGEETEITGKTFEILEEIRHNVQRFLKLTVTAGSGTVCHSPAMLFNSFGDAMQALDYRLILGNNRVIWIEDVESRSNTLLAYDELTQQSLIRTIKMGTVQELKEVVEELFGGLNAEQVSTQDYQIFLLEIITSILRVAKESGSDAAKFVGSGISSLTEMNKFNSMSEAKQWIITICSRLMDSIALERQSSYKLLIDEAKEYIRSHYEESDISIGKVCQHLHISTGYFSSIFKKEMKMTFVSYLLQIRLEAAKELLRSTELKAFEIAEKIGFADPNYFSFCFRKKYGQSPKEYKNSSRGG; encoded by the coding sequence ATGTACAAGTTAATTCTTGCTGAGGATGAAGAAGATGTTAGAGAAGGGGTCATCGGGCAAATTGATTGGGAGCACTACGGTTTCGAAATTGTAGAACAGGCGGAGAATGGACGGGAGGCAGCGGATGCGATTGATCGTTTGCTCCCGGATGTGGTTGTGACGGATATTCAAATGCCTTTTATGAACGGGCTGCAGCTGGCGGAATGGATTCGCGAACGGCATCCCAATACCAAGATCATTATTCTGACAGGGTATGATGAATTTGAATATGCGCAGAAGGCGATTAAACTACAGATCGACGAGTATATTTTGAAACCGTTTTCTTCACAGGAGTTGATTGATGTTCTGCTAAAGGTCAGAGCCACTATAGAGGCTGAAATTGCAGAGAAGGAGAATGTTTTTGTACTCAGTGAGCATTATCGAAAAAGTCTGCCTGTGCTGCGTGAGCAGTTTTTATCTTCACTAGTTTCACGCAAGTTACGAATGAATGAAATAGACGAAAAAAGTTCGGAATACGGAATAGATCTTCATGGGAAATGGTTCCAAGCCTCGGTAATTAGTGTGGATTATATTCGTCCAGAGCGAGAAACGGTTAGCCTTACCGCAGGAAAGCAAATTTCTTTGCGAGATACGGGAGAGAGAAATTTACAGCTCTTCGCTGTGCTCAATATTGCAGAAGAATTATGTAATAAGCATAATTTTTGCAGGGTGTTTATCCATCGTGATGAGGTGGTGCTTCTTTCCATTTGTGATGCAGGAGAAGAAACTGAAATTACGGGGAAAACTTTTGAAATTCTAGAAGAAATCCGCCATAATGTGCAGCGGTTTCTTAAGCTAACGGTAACCGCTGGTTCTGGAACGGTTTGTCATTCGCCTGCTATGCTATTTAATTCCTTTGGAGATGCCATGCAAGCGTTAGATTATCGTCTCATTCTCGGCAATAACAGAGTCATTTGGATCGAGGATGTGGAGTCACGTTCGAATACACTCTTGGCCTATGATGAATTGACCCAGCAGTCCTTAATCCGAACGATTAAGATGGGAACCGTACAGGAGCTTAAAGAGGTCGTGGAGGAGTTATTTGGCGGATTGAATGCTGAGCAGGTATCTACTCAGGATTATCAGATTTTTTTGCTGGAGATTATTACATCTATCCTGCGTGTAGCCAAAGAGTCCGGTAGTGATGCTGCTAAGTTCGTTGGATCTGGCATTTCCTCATTAACTGAGATGAATAAATTTAATAGTATGAGTGAAGCCAAACAATGGATTATTACTATTTGCAGCCGGCTAATGGACTCCATTGCCTTAGAACGCCAATCTAGCTATAAGCTGCTTATTGATGAAGCTAAAGAATACATCCGTAGCCATTATGAGGAATCGGATATTTCTATCGGAAAGGTTTGTCAGCATTTACATATCAGTACGGGTTATTTTAGCAGTATTTTTAAGAAGGAAATGAAGATGACTTTCGTTAGTTATCTCTTGCAAATCCGATTAGAGGCAGCAAAGGAACTTTTACGCTCCACGGAACTGAAGGCTTTTGAAATCGCCGAGAAAATTGGCTTTGCTGATCCTAACTATTTCAGCTTTTGCTTCCGTAAAAAATATGGCCAGTCTCCCAAAGAGTATAAAAACAGCTCCAGAGGAGGGTAG
- the purT gene encoding formate-dependent phosphoribosylglycinamide formyltransferase, which yields MWGAPFSAQSRKLLLLGSGELGKEVIIEAQRLGVETVAVDRYSDAPAMGVAHRSHVIDMLDAEALKTLIRSEKPDVIVPEIEAIATHALQELEEEGFFVVPTARAARLTMDREGIRRLAAEELGLPTADYRFADSLEELHQAVAELGTPCVIKPIMSSSGKGQSVCKRPEDAEECWNTALDGARAKGTRVIVEAFVTFESEITLLTVRSVSGTIFCPPIGHIQKDGDYVESWQPHFMKPELLDEAQSIAKAVTDQLGGFGIFGVELFLTDQGVLFSEVSPRPHDTGMVTMATQDLSQFAVHVRAILGFPVQSVQLLTPGASATLKAEGEGRAFVVTGIGEALELPRTQVRVFGKPEVRPGRRMAVALSAAEDVEIARTVAKQAASMLKVEVNEDEQ from the coding sequence ATGTGGGGAGCTCCTTTTTCAGCTCAAAGCCGCAAGCTGCTGCTGCTGGGCAGCGGGGAACTGGGTAAGGAAGTCATAATCGAAGCTCAACGTCTTGGCGTAGAGACCGTAGCTGTAGACCGTTATAGCGATGCACCAGCGATGGGTGTAGCTCATCGTTCACATGTTATTGATATGCTGGATGCAGAGGCGCTTAAAACGCTTATTCGCTCAGAAAAACCGGATGTTATTGTTCCGGAAATTGAAGCAATTGCCACTCATGCTCTTCAAGAGCTTGAAGAGGAAGGTTTCTTCGTTGTTCCGACCGCACGAGCGGCTCGTCTGACCATGGACAGAGAAGGCATTCGCCGACTTGCTGCTGAAGAACTTGGATTGCCAACAGCGGATTATCGTTTTGCAGATAGTCTGGAAGAGCTGCATCAAGCCGTTGCAGAACTAGGCACTCCTTGTGTCATCAAGCCAATTATGAGTTCTTCTGGCAAAGGGCAAAGTGTTTGTAAAAGACCAGAGGATGCGGAAGAGTGCTGGAACACTGCTTTGGATGGAGCTAGAGCCAAAGGAACACGTGTGATCGTGGAAGCCTTTGTTACCTTTGAGAGCGAGATTACACTCTTGACGGTAAGGTCCGTGTCTGGCACGATATTTTGTCCGCCTATTGGGCATATTCAGAAGGATGGAGATTATGTCGAATCATGGCAGCCTCACTTTATGAAGCCGGAACTACTAGATGAAGCTCAGTCTATTGCCAAAGCAGTTACGGATCAGCTCGGAGGATTCGGTATTTTTGGAGTGGAGCTTTTCTTGACGGATCAAGGCGTATTGTTTAGTGAAGTGTCACCCAGACCTCATGATACAGGGATGGTGACGATGGCGACGCAGGATTTATCTCAATTTGCAGTGCATGTCAGAGCTATTCTTGGATTTCCAGTCCAATCAGTTCAATTACTGACACCAGGTGCCTCAGCAACGCTGAAGGCTGAAGGAGAAGGACGAGCTTTTGTTGTGACTGGAATTGGTGAAGCTTTGGAGTTACCTAGAACTCAGGTTCGGGTATTTGGTAAACCAGAAGTCCGTCCTGGGCGGCGGATGGCAGTGGCGTTAAGTGCGGCGGAAGATGTGGAAATCGCGCGGACGGTAGCCAAGCAGGCAGCGTCTATGCTAAAAGTGGAGGTAAATGAGGATGAACAGTAG
- a CDS encoding GNAT family N-acetyltransferase, with protein MNSSTMAPVLEIRKCGLNDLERVTALLREFGYPTTLSVMKERLESMENNHLQCTLVAELNNEVVGMVGLRQVISYYKQTDCITEITALIVSEELRGNGLGKRLVAAAEEWAREQGCCQLFLRSGNRVERAPAHAFYRHLGFEKTAGYRFNKALL; from the coding sequence ATGAACAGTAGTACCATGGCACCTGTACTGGAAATTCGCAAATGCGGCTTGAATGATCTGGAGAGAGTTACAGCGCTTCTGCGGGAATTCGGCTATCCAACAACGCTTAGCGTGATGAAAGAGAGACTCGAAAGCATGGAGAATAACCATCTCCAATGCACGCTTGTTGCAGAACTAAACAATGAAGTTGTGGGAATGGTCGGTCTTAGACAGGTAATCTCGTATTACAAACAAACAGATTGTATCACTGAGATTACTGCACTTATCGTATCAGAAGAACTCAGAGGAAACGGACTCGGTAAAAGACTTGTGGCCGCAGCAGAAGAATGGGCACGTGAGCAAGGTTGCTGTCAGCTCTTCTTGAGAAGTGGTAACCGCGTAGAGCGCGCACCGGCACATGCTTTTTATCGTCATTTAGGTTTCGAAAAGACAGCAGGTTATCGCTTTAACAAAGCGTTGCTATAA